A portion of the Colius striatus isolate bColStr4 chromosome 1, bColStr4.1.hap1, whole genome shotgun sequence genome contains these proteins:
- the CIMIP4 gene encoding ciliary microtubule inner protein 4, which yields MDQAFPQQTAWKVPKDSVALETAKKSTRIKSQTPPSSKFVQTKQQRKQSLQVKTNPTPSLHSRRLEREGISTSKDPTVRREPRRSSTSHLSVISMQRQAAGTKSISKTKELVAGQHQALRFRRSGSSQKTITDKYKKANESCSNRQSVASLGPDMKEKRKVLPEMKTSLIIATKKCQFLDADELSRVEEENIRRMTALILGQKRLMDRNEMQKNSWNSTALDDYNHVGFNLRSNIFQGGPLETRSLMKDSYTPDIFQKATRDPENWYGRKIDELGKWHRKNALYNNLQRAMKEKNGKGKERT from the exons ATGGACCAG GCTTTTCCACAGCAAACCGCCTGGAAGGTCCCCAAGGACTCAGTGGCTCTGGAAACAGCAAAGAAGTCCACACGTATTAAATCCCAGACACCTCCTTCTTCAAAGTTTGTTCAGACTAAACAACAGAGAAAGCAGAGTCTCCAGGTTAAAACTAACCCCACGCCAAGTCTTCATTCAAGAAGACTTGAAAGAGAAGGTATTTCTACTTCCAAAGACCCAACAGTGAGGCGTGAGCCAAGAAGGAGTAGCACTTCCCACCTGTCTGTAATATCCATGCAAAGACAAGCAGCAGGCACCAAATCCATCTCAAAGACCAAAGAACTGGTAGCCGGCCAGCACCAAGCCCTGAGGTTTAGAAGATCTGGATCTTCCCAGAAGACCATCACAGACAAGTACAAAAAAGCCAATGAGTCCTGCAGTAACAGACAATCCGTAGCATCGTTAGGGCcagatatgaaagaaaaaaggaaggtcCTTCCTGAGATGAAAACCAGCTTGATCATTGCCACCAAAAAATGTCAATTTTTGGATGCAGATGAACTTAGCAGAGTTGAAGAG GAGAACATTCGGCGCATGACAGCATTGATCTTGGGACAGAAAAGACTCATGGACCgtaatgaaatgcaaaaaaactCCTGGAACTCTACAGCTCTTGACGATTACAACCACGTGGGTTTTAATCTGAGATCAAATATATTTCAAG GTGGCCCACTGGAGACCCGAAGCCTGATGAAAGATTCCTACACCCCTGACATATTTCAGAAGGCAACCAGGGATCCTGAGAATTGGTACGGGAGGAAGATCGACGAGCTAG GGAAATGGCACAGGAAGAACGCCCTGTATAATAACCTGCAGAGAGCAATGAAGGAGAAgaatggaaagggaaaagaaaggactTAG
- the TST gene encoding thiosulfate sulfurtransferase, producing MAARVLSRPLVTAKWLSEAVKAGRVGPSLRVLDASWYPPQERNARQEFKERHIPGASFFDIEECRDKSSPYDFMLPSESHFADYVGRLGVGNDTHVVVYDGDQLGTFYAPRAWWMFRAFGHKDVSVLNGGFKNWLKEGHPVTADITQPEPAVFKAELNRSLLKTFEEMIQNVGSLQFQMVDSRPEGRFRGTELDQGLESGHIPGAVNIPFHSFLTETGHEKSIEEIQQIFREKQVDLSKPLTATCRKGVTACHIALAAFLCGKQDVAVYDGSWSEWFHRAPPRYKVSEMKRGKA from the exons ATGGCGGCGCGGGTGCTGAGCAGGCCGCTCGTCACCGCCAAATGGCTCTCGGAGGCCGTGAAGGCCGGGCGGGTCGGGCCCAGCCTGCGGGTGCTGGACGCCTCCTGGTATCCGCCGCAGGAGAGGAACGCCCGGCAGGAGTTCAAGGAGAGGCACATCCCCGGCGCGTCTTTCTTCGACATCGAGGAGTGCCGGGACAAGTCCTCCCCTTACGACTTCATGCTGCCCAGCGAGTCCCATTTTGCCGACTACGTGGGGCGGCTGGGCGTCGGCAACGACACGCACGTGGTGGTGTACGACGGGGACCAGCTGGGCACCTTCTACGCCCCCCGCGCGTGGTGGATGTTCCGCGCCTTCGGGCACAAGGACGTGTCGGTGCTGAACGGCGGcttcaagaactggctgaaggAGGGACATCCCGTCACGGCAGACATCACCCAGCCTGAACCGGCCGTCTTTAAGGCCGAGCTGAACAGATCCCTGCTGAAGACCTTTGAGGAGATGATACAGAACGTGGGGTCCCTGCAGTTCCAGATGGTGGATTCCCGCCCCGAGGGCCGGTTCCGGGGGACCGAGCTGGACCAAG GGCTGGAATCTGGTCACATCCCTGGCGCAGTGAACATACCCTTCCACTCATTCCTAACAGAAACTGGCCACGAGAAGAGTATCGAGGAGATCCAACAGATATTCCGTGAGAAGCAAGTGGATCTGTCCAAGCCGCTGACAGCCACGTGCCGCAAAGGCGTCACGGCGTGCCACATTGCCCTGGCAGCCTTCCTCTGTGGCAAGCAGGACGTGGCCGTGTACGATGGCTCCTGGTCAGAGTGGTTCCACCGCGCCCCACCTCGCTACAAGGTCTCTGAGATGAAGCGTGGCAAGGCCTAA
- the MPST gene encoding 3-mercaptopyruvate sulfurtransferase, with amino-acid sequence MSQQLLYRALVSAKWLSEALKSQQAGLALRIVDASWYLPKMNRDPKREFEERHIPGAVFFDIDQCSDRTSPYDHMMPKAGDFAEYVGKLGVGNDSHVVVYDGSDQGLFSAPRVWWMFRAFGHEAVSLLDGGLKNWQREGNALTSGKSQVAPSEFHASLDKSMVKTYEDILDNLDSHRFQLVDARAAGRFRGVEPEPRDGIEPGHVPGSTNIPFTDFLTESGLEKTPEQIRRLFQEKKVDLLKPVVATCGSGVTACHVALGAYLCGKADVAVYDGAWVEWYMRAQPENILSEGKGKTV; translated from the exons ATGTCTCAACAACTCCTCTACCGTGCTCTGGTGTCTGCAAAATGGCTTTCAGAAGCCCTCAAGTCCCAGCAAGCTGGTCTGGCCTTGAGAATCGTGGATGCATCCTGGTATTTGCCGAAGATGAACCGTGACCCGAAGCGGGAATTTGAGGAGCGCCATATCCCCGGTGCAGTTTTCTTTGACATCGACCAATGCAGCGACCGAACTTCACCTTACGACCACATGATGCCTAAGGCTGGTGACTTTGCCGAGTACGTGGGGAAGCTGGGTGTGGGGAACGATTCCCACGTTGTGGTGTACGATGGCAGTGACCAAGGGCTCTTCTCAGCACCAAGGGTGTGGTGGATGTTCCGGGCCTTTGGACATGAAGCCGTCTCCCTTCTGGACGGCGGCCTGAAGAACTGGCAGCGAGAGGGGAATGCGCTGACCTCTGGGAAAAGTCAGGTAGCTCCTTCTGAGTTCCACGCCTCCTTGGACAAGTCCATGGTGAAAACATATGAGGACATCTTGGATAATTTGGATTCCCACCGCTTCCAGCTGGTGGATGCGCGCGCCGCAGGACGGTTCCGGGGAGTAGAGCCAGAGCCCCGAGATG GAATTGAGCCTGGCCATGTCCCTGGGTCGACGAACATCCCCTTCACCGATTTCCTAACAGAGTCTGGCTTAGAGAAGACCCCCGAGCAGATCCGCAGACTGTTCCAGGAGAAGAAGGTGGACCTCTTAAAGCCAGTGGTAGCCACGTGTGGCTCTGGGGTCACTGCCTGCCATGTGGCTCTGGGGGCATACCTGTGTGGCAAAGCAGACGTGGCCGTGTACGATGGGGCCTGGGTGGAATGGTACATGCGGGCACAGcctgaaaatattctttctgagggaaaggggaagaCAGTGTAA
- the KCTD17 gene encoding BTB/POZ domain-containing protein KCTD17 isoform X2 encodes MRMRMEGGEEMQGAVGLRCAWDIPPPAGTQAKWVRLNVGGTVFLTTRQTLCREQKSFLCRLCQGEELQSDRDETGAYLIDRDPTYFGPILNFLRHGKLVLDKDMAAEGVLEEAEFYNIGPLIRIIKDRLEEKDYTVTQVPPKHVYRVLQCQEEELTQMVSTMSDGWRFEQLVNIGSSYSYGNEDQTEFLCVVSKELYNSPNGLSSEPSHKAKLLQARGLRM; translated from the exons atgaggatgaggatggaggGCGGGGAGGAGATGCAGGGCGCCGTGGGGCTACGCTGCGCCTGGGACATCCCGCCACCCGCTGGCACCCAGGCCAAGTGGGTGAGGCTCAATGTGGGGGGCACTGTCTTCCTCACCACCAGGCAGACCCTGTGCCGGGAGCAGAAATCTTTCCTCTGTCGCTTGTGCcagggtgaggagctgcagtcgGACCGG GATGAGACTGGTGCCTACCTAATAGACCGGGACCCCACTTACTTTGGACCTATCCTGAATTTTCTCCGTCATGGGAAGCTGGTCTTGGATAAAGATATGGCTGCAGAGG GGGTCCTAGAAGAAGCTGAATTCTATAACATTGGTCCTTTAATCAGGATAATCAAAGATCGGCTGGAGGAGAAGGACTACACGGTAACTCAG GTGCCTCCTAAGCACGTCTACCGTGTGCTGCAGTGCCAGGAAGAGGAGCTCACTCAGATGGTTTCCACTATGTCAGACGGATGGCGCTTCGAGCAG ctTGTGAACATTGGCTCATCCTATAGCTACGGGAACGAGGACCAGACAGAGTTCCTGTGCGTGGTCTCCAAAGAGCTGTACAACTCCCCCAATGGCCTGAGCTCTGAGCCCAGCCACAAAGCCAAG CTGCTACAAGCCAGAGGCCTGAGGATGTGA
- the KCTD17 gene encoding BTB/POZ domain-containing protein KCTD17 isoform X1, with protein sequence MRMRMEGGEEMQGAVGLRCAWDIPPPAGTQAKWVRLNVGGTVFLTTRQTLCREQKSFLCRLCQGEELQSDRDETGAYLIDRDPTYFGPILNFLRHGKLVLDKDMAAEGVLEEAEFYNIGPLIRIIKDRLEEKDYTVTQVPPKHVYRVLQCQEEELTQMVSTMSDGWRFEQLVNIGSSYSYGNEDQTEFLCVVSKELYNSPNGLSSEPSHKAKSTEEDAEEEEQEVEEEAEAEAEERGAANP encoded by the exons atgaggatgaggatggaggGCGGGGAGGAGATGCAGGGCGCCGTGGGGCTACGCTGCGCCTGGGACATCCCGCCACCCGCTGGCACCCAGGCCAAGTGGGTGAGGCTCAATGTGGGGGGCACTGTCTTCCTCACCACCAGGCAGACCCTGTGCCGGGAGCAGAAATCTTTCCTCTGTCGCTTGTGCcagggtgaggagctgcagtcgGACCGG GATGAGACTGGTGCCTACCTAATAGACCGGGACCCCACTTACTTTGGACCTATCCTGAATTTTCTCCGTCATGGGAAGCTGGTCTTGGATAAAGATATGGCTGCAGAGG GGGTCCTAGAAGAAGCTGAATTCTATAACATTGGTCCTTTAATCAGGATAATCAAAGATCGGCTGGAGGAGAAGGACTACACGGTAACTCAG GTGCCTCCTAAGCACGTCTACCGTGTGCTGCAGTGCCAGGAAGAGGAGCTCACTCAGATGGTTTCCACTATGTCAGACGGATGGCGCTTCGAGCAG ctTGTGAACATTGGCTCATCCTATAGCTACGGGAACGAGGACCAGACAGAGTTCCTGTGCGTGGTCTCCAAAGAGCTGTACAACTCCCCCAATGGCCTGAGCTCTGAGCCCAGCCACAAAGCCAAG AGCACAGAGGAGGACGCGGAGGAAGAAGagcaggaggtggaggaggaggcagaggcagaagcagaggagagaggtgcAGCAAATCCTTGa